A genomic region of Xanthomonas fragariae contains the following coding sequences:
- a CDS encoding glycosyltransferase family 2 protein, producing MQLDISVVIPVYGSATILPTLAEKLEESLTSLTDKFEVVLVYDCSPDNSWQVITALCASRPWLKGVRLRKNAGQHNALMAGFGVARGRYIVTMDDDLQHSPADIGRVVEELRRGADVCYVQFKSRRHALWKRLGSRFNDRMASWLLCKPRGLYLSPFRGLIREVRDQILRYGGPFVYIDGLIVQSTDNIATIEAEHYARSDGKSGYSLRKSISLWMQMATSFSITPLRVASLTGIVSSGLGFLCAIVLIFQKLLWPHTVIGWTSLIVAVLIMGGIQLLALGIVGEYVGRVLLNVSNRPQYIKGQQLNVDPEQESVQ from the coding sequence ATGCAACTTGATATTTCCGTCGTCATCCCGGTCTACGGCAGCGCGACCATCCTGCCCACGCTTGCAGAGAAACTCGAGGAGTCGCTGACGTCGCTTACCGACAAGTTCGAAGTCGTACTGGTGTACGACTGCAGTCCGGATAATTCCTGGCAGGTCATAACAGCGCTTTGCGCTTCCCGGCCCTGGCTAAAGGGAGTCCGGCTGCGCAAGAACGCGGGCCAACACAATGCGTTAATGGCTGGATTCGGTGTGGCGCGCGGCCGCTACATCGTCACCATGGACGACGATCTGCAGCATTCGCCAGCCGACATCGGGCGCGTCGTGGAAGAATTGCGTCGTGGAGCGGATGTCTGCTATGTGCAGTTCAAGAGCAGGCGACACGCTCTTTGGAAGCGCCTCGGCAGCCGGTTCAACGACCGCATGGCTTCGTGGCTGCTCTGCAAACCTCGCGGACTGTATCTTTCGCCATTTCGCGGCCTGATCAGAGAGGTGCGCGATCAGATATTGCGCTATGGCGGACCCTTCGTTTATATCGATGGGCTTATCGTTCAAAGCACCGACAACATCGCCACCATAGAAGCGGAGCACTACGCCCGAAGCGACGGCAAGTCTGGATACAGTCTGCGCAAATCAATTTCGCTCTGGATGCAGATGGCGACAAGCTTCTCGATTACGCCATTGCGGGTAGCCTCGCTGACGGGAATCGTCTCTTCCGGCCTCGGCTTCCTGTGCGCCATCGTGCTGATCTTTCAGAAGCTGCTTTGGCCACACACCGTGATCGGCTGGACCTCATTGATCGTCGCCGTATTGATCATGGGCGGCATCCAGCTCCTCGCGTTGGGCATTGTGGGAGAGTATGTAGGCCGTGTGCTGCTGAACGTCAGCAATCGTCCCCAATACATAAAGGGTCAGCAGCTCAACGTTGACCCAGAGCAAGAGAGCGTGCAGTGA
- a CDS encoding mannose-1-phosphate guanylyltransferase/mannose-6-phosphate isomerase: MSDVLPIVLSGGSGTRLWPLSRESYPKQFLPLVGEHSMLQETWLRSAPVAAHAPIVVANEEHRFMVAEQLQQLGVKPSAILLEPKGRNTAPAIAVAALEATRHGGDPLLLVLPSDHVIRDEAAFQAAVTVAAAAAEQGKLVTFGIKPTAPETGYGYIKGGAGTGATTVERFVEKPDLATAQGYLASGEYYWNSGMFLFRASRYLEELRKFQPAIADACQKAWEGGERDADFIRLNKEAFAASPSDSIDYAVMEKTADAVVVPLDAGWNDVGSWSSLLDVSEQDGQGNAHHGDVIQLDCQNTYAYGSRLIAMVGLENVVVVETDDAVLVGHRDRIQDVKEVVRQIKSAGRSEATWHRKVSRPWGHYHAVDMGQRFQVKRITVKPGATLSLQMHHHRAEHWIVVSGTAEVTRGDEVLLLTENQSTYIPLGVTHRLKNPGKLPLELIEVQSGSYLGEDDIVRFEDTYGRT, translated from the coding sequence ATGAGCGACGTCCTACCTATTGTCCTATCCGGCGGTTCCGGCACACGCCTGTGGCCGTTGTCGCGCGAATCTTATCCGAAGCAGTTCCTGCCGCTGGTCGGCGAACACAGCATGCTGCAGGAGACGTGGCTGCGTTCTGCCCCGGTAGCTGCGCACGCTCCCATCGTGGTTGCCAATGAAGAACACCGTTTCATGGTCGCCGAGCAGTTGCAGCAGTTGGGCGTGAAGCCTTCGGCCATTTTGCTGGAGCCCAAGGGCCGCAACACTGCACCGGCCATTGCTGTTGCGGCGCTCGAAGCCACCCGTCACGGCGGCGACCCGCTGCTGCTGGTACTGCCGTCCGATCACGTCATTCGTGACGAGGCCGCTTTCCAGGCGGCCGTAACCGTTGCGGCGGCGGCGGCAGAACAGGGCAAGCTGGTCACCTTCGGCATCAAGCCGACCGCGCCCGAGACCGGCTACGGCTATATCAAGGGCGGTGCCGGCACGGGCGCGACCACGGTTGAGCGCTTCGTCGAAAAGCCCGATCTGGCCACCGCGCAAGGCTACTTGGCCAGCGGCGAATACTACTGGAACAGCGGCATGTTCCTATTCCGCGCCTCGCGTTACCTGGAAGAGCTGCGCAAGTTCCAGCCTGCCATTGCCGATGCCTGCCAGAAGGCGTGGGAAGGCGGCGAACGCGACGCCGATTTCATCCGTCTGAACAAAGAAGCGTTCGCGGCCAGCCCGTCGGATTCGATCGACTACGCGGTGATGGAAAAGACCGCTGATGCAGTGGTGGTTCCATTGGATGCCGGCTGGAACGACGTCGGCTCCTGGTCCTCGCTGCTGGACGTTTCCGAGCAGGATGGTCAGGGTAACGCGCACCACGGCGATGTCATCCAGCTGGATTGCCAGAACACCTACGCGTACGGCTCGCGCCTGATCGCCATGGTCGGCCTGGAAAATGTGGTGGTGGTGGAAACCGACGACGCGGTGCTGGTCGGACACCGAGACCGCATTCAAGACGTCAAGGAAGTTGTCAGACAGATCAAGTCGGCCGGCCGTTCCGAGGCGACGTGGCACCGCAAGGTCTCTCGTCCGTGGGGCCACTACCATGCGGTCGACATGGGTCAGCGGTTCCAGGTCAAGCGCATCACCGTCAAGCCGGGCGCCACGCTCAGCCTGCAAATGCATCACCACCGCGCCGAGCACTGGATTGTGGTGAGCGGAACGGCTGAAGTCACCCGTGGCGATGAAGTGCTGCTGCTGACTGAAAACCAGAGTACCTACATCCCGCTGGGCGTCACCCATCGCCTGAAGAACCCCGGCAAATTGCCGCTGGAACTGATCGAAGTGCAGTCCGGCAGCTACCTTGGGGAAGACGACATCGTGCGCTTCGAAGATACCTACGGACGCACTTGA
- the rfbD gene encoding dTDP-4-dehydrorhamnose reductase yields MTTLVFGANGQVGTELLRALAVEGAVQATTRSGRLPDGSACETADFDAPQTLTSLLDRIGPACVVNAAAYTAVDRAEQERDGAMRANAQAPGVIAVWCAAHNVPLVHYSTDYVFDGQGTAPYPEDAQTSPLGVYGETKLAGEQAIRRSGAQHLILRTAWVYASHGANFLRTMLRVGAERDELRVVADQIGTPTPAALIADITAQLLRQRALETSGTWNLTAAGQTSWHGFAETIFEQAVNAGMLQRAPRVVPITTADYPTPAKRPAYSRLSIEKLQRDFDIVLPDWRVGLQHVIAELAAAK; encoded by the coding sequence GTGACCACATTGGTGTTTGGTGCGAACGGGCAGGTTGGGACGGAACTGCTACGCGCACTGGCGGTCGAAGGCGCTGTGCAGGCAACCACCCGCAGTGGTCGGTTGCCTGATGGCAGCGCTTGCGAAACGGCAGACTTTGACGCGCCGCAAACGCTGACATCCTTGCTGGATCGGATTGGTCCGGCGTGTGTGGTCAACGCGGCTGCCTACACCGCAGTGGATCGCGCCGAGCAGGAGCGCGATGGCGCGATGCGTGCCAACGCGCAGGCGCCAGGCGTGATTGCAGTATGGTGTGCCGCTCACAACGTTCCACTGGTGCATTATTCAACCGACTACGTCTTCGATGGGCAGGGCACCGCGCCTTATCCGGAGGACGCGCAAACCTCGCCGCTGGGCGTGTATGGCGAAACAAAACTCGCTGGCGAACAAGCGATTCGTCGCTCCGGTGCGCAACATCTGATTCTGCGCACAGCTTGGGTCTACGCATCGCATGGTGCGAATTTCCTGCGCACCATGTTGCGGGTGGGTGCCGAGCGCGACGAGCTGCGCGTGGTCGCCGATCAGATCGGGACACCGACGCCTGCTGCACTGATTGCTGATATCACTGCGCAGTTGCTGCGCCAGCGCGCGCTCGAAACGTCGGGCACCTGGAACCTCACTGCTGCAGGGCAGACGAGCTGGCATGGCTTCGCCGAGACGATCTTCGAGCAGGCGGTCAATGCAGGCATGCTGCAGCGCGCGCCACGTGTGGTGCCGATCACCACCGCAGACTACCCGACACCGGCAAAACGCCCGGCCTATTCGCGGTTATCGATCGAAAAACTGCAGCGTGATTTCGATATCGTGCTGCCGGATTGGCGAGTCGGCTTGCAGCATGTGATTGCCGAACTGGCTGCTGCCAAGTAG
- the rfbC gene encoding dTDP-4-dehydrorhamnose 3,5-epimerase produces MKVIETTLPGCVVIEPAVFGDERGCFFETWNAERFGQHGLPTNFVQSNVSTSAKGVLRGLHYQWPRPQGKLVSVLEGEIYDVAVDIRSGSPNFGHWTAVILSAENRRQVWIPEGFAHGFAVLSEKALFSYLCTDVYVKEADAGVRWDDAAIGIDWPISDPLLSAKDANAPFLGDVPVDRLPVYTP; encoded by the coding sequence TTGAAGGTGATTGAAACGACGTTGCCTGGCTGCGTCGTCATCGAGCCAGCAGTCTTTGGTGATGAGCGGGGGTGTTTTTTCGAAACCTGGAATGCGGAGCGCTTCGGACAGCACGGCCTCCCGACGAATTTTGTGCAAAGTAACGTCTCCACTTCCGCCAAGGGTGTGCTGCGCGGTCTTCACTATCAATGGCCTCGCCCGCAAGGCAAATTGGTAAGCGTGCTTGAAGGCGAGATATACGACGTTGCGGTGGATATCCGGAGTGGATCCCCCAACTTTGGACATTGGACTGCAGTCATACTAAGTGCAGAAAACCGACGTCAAGTCTGGATACCCGAAGGCTTTGCGCATGGCTTCGCAGTGCTCTCGGAGAAAGCACTGTTCAGCTATCTCTGCACTGACGTCTACGTCAAGGAAGCAGATGCCGGCGTACGTTGGGATGACGCTGCGATCGGTATCGATTGGCCGATCAGCGATCCGTTGCTGTCTGCAAAAGACGCCAATGCGCCGTTCCTGGGCGATGTGCCGGTCGATCGCTTGCCGGTGTATACGCCGTGA
- a CDS encoding electron transfer flavoprotein subunit alpha/FixB family protein, with protein MAKVLVVAEHLNGQLNAATAKTLSAALAVSAESIDVVVLAADPATVAAQAAQLAGVARVLTVANAANEHAIAQVLGPQVAQLAGQGYSHVFGPSTTFGKDLMPVVAALLGVNQVSDLMSIEDAHTFKRPIYAGNAIITVQAPADQIVVATVRSASWPEAATGGNAAVEPVTVDATLPTHSRFISLAAGSSDRPDLQSAKRVVSGGRGVGSAENFQHIYSLADKLGAAVGASRAAVDAGYVPNELQVGQTGKIIAPELYVAIGISGAIQHLTGIKDAGTIVAINKDPESPIFEIADIGLVGDLFALLPELKKALG; from the coding sequence ATGGCCAAGGTTCTCGTTGTTGCCGAACATCTCAACGGCCAGCTCAATGCGGCCACCGCCAAGACCCTCAGCGCAGCACTGGCGGTGTCGGCCGAATCCATCGACGTCGTCGTGCTGGCGGCAGATCCGGCCACGGTTGCCGCCCAGGCCGCGCAGTTGGCGGGCGTTGCACGCGTGCTGACGGTGGCCAATGCTGCCAACGAACACGCCATCGCACAGGTGCTCGGCCCGCAGGTTGCCCAGCTCGCCGGTCAGGGTTACAGCCATGTCTTCGGTCCCTCTACGACCTTCGGCAAGGATCTGATGCCGGTCGTGGCAGCATTGCTGGGCGTCAACCAGGTCTCCGACCTGATGTCGATCGAAGATGCGCATACCTTCAAGCGCCCGATCTACGCCGGCAACGCGATCATCACGGTACAGGCGCCGGCCGACCAAATCGTGGTGGCGACCGTGCGCAGCGCCTCGTGGCCGGAAGCGGCGACTGGCGGGAATGCAGCGGTAGAGCCAGTCACGGTCGATGCAACGCTGCCGACACACTCCCGCTTCATCAGCCTGGCCGCAGGCAGCTCCGACCGTCCCGACCTGCAGAGCGCCAAACGCGTGGTCTCCGGCGGTCGCGGGGTCGGCTCGGCCGAGAATTTCCAGCATATCTACAGCCTGGCGGACAAACTCGGCGCCGCCGTCGGTGCCTCGCGCGCCGCGGTAGACGCGGGCTACGTGCCCAATGAGCTGCAGGTCGGCCAGACCGGCAAGATCATCGCGCCCGAGCTCTACGTCGCCATCGGCATCAGTGGCGCAATCCAGCACCTGACCGGCATCAAGGACGCGGGCACGATCGTGGCGATCAACAAGGATCCCGAATCGCCGATCTTCGAGATTGCCGATATTGGATTGGTGGGAGATCTGTTCGCGCTGTTGCCGGAGCTGAAAAAGGCGTTGGGCTAA
- a CDS encoding electron transfer flavoprotein subunit beta/FixA family protein: MKILVAYKRVVDYNVRIQVKPDGSGVVTDGVKLSPNPFDEIALEEALRLRDAGIATEVVVATLAPADAAAHLRNGLAMGANRAIHVVTDAAVQPLTAAHTLLKLVEKEQPDLVILGKQAIDDDANQTGQMLATLWRRPQATFAGKLVVAGGKATVTREVDAGLETLEVDLPAVITTDLRLNEPRFIKLPDIMKAKSKPLETLAFADLGVAVHDSLSTTHYAAPSKRSRGMMVKDAAELVAALKQKGLL, from the coding sequence ATGAAAATCCTCGTCGCCTACAAGCGCGTGGTGGACTACAACGTCCGCATTCAGGTCAAGCCGGACGGCTCCGGTGTGGTCACCGACGGCGTCAAGCTGTCGCCCAATCCGTTCGACGAAATCGCACTGGAAGAGGCGCTGCGCCTGCGCGACGCCGGTATCGCCACCGAAGTTGTCGTCGCCACACTGGCGCCGGCCGACGCTGCCGCCCATCTGCGTAACGGCCTGGCCATGGGCGCCAATCGCGCCATCCATGTGGTCACCGACGCGGCCGTCCAGCCGCTGACCGCAGCGCACACGTTGCTCAAGCTGGTCGAGAAAGAACAACCGGACCTCGTTATCCTGGGCAAGCAGGCAATCGACGATGATGCCAACCAGACCGGCCAGATGCTCGCCACGCTGTGGCGCCGCCCCCAGGCGACCTTTGCCGGCAAGCTGGTCGTCGCCGGTGGCAAAGCCACGGTGACCCGCGAAGTGGACGCCGGCCTGGAAACATTGGAAGTGGATCTGCCGGCGGTGATCACCACCGATTTGCGCCTGAACGAACCGCGCTTCATCAAGCTGCCTGACATTATGAAGGCCAAGAGCAAGCCACTGGAGACGTTGGCATTTGCCGACCTTGGCGTCGCTGTGCATGACAGCCTCAGCACCACGCACTACGCCGCGCCGTCCAAGCGCAGCCGCGGCATGATGGTCAAGGACGCCGCCGAACTGGTGGCCGCACTCAAGCAGAAGGGGTTGTTGTAA
- the rfbB gene encoding dTDP-glucose 4,6-dehydratase, whose product MATWLVTGGAGFIGGNFVLEAVSRRIRVVNLDALTYAGNLNTLAPLEGNPGHVFVKGDIGDGALVTRLLQEHQPDAVLNFAAESHVDRSIEGPGAFIQTNVVGTLALLEAVRDYWKALPDVRRDAFRFLHVSTDEVYGTLGETGKFTETTPYAPNSPYSASKAASDHLVRAFHHTYGLPVLTTNCSNNYGPYHFPEKLIPLVIAKALAGEPLPVYGDGKQVRDWLFVSDHCEAIRTVLAKGRIGETYNVGGNSERQNIEVVQAICALLDQYRPREDGKPRASQITYVTDRPGHDRRYAIDASKLKNELGWEPAYTFEQGIAQTVQWYLANQAWVQGVLDGSYRLERIGAAA is encoded by the coding sequence GTGGCGACTTGGCTAGTAACCGGCGGTGCCGGCTTCATCGGCGGCAATTTTGTTCTTGAGGCGGTGTCCCGCAGAATCCGCGTGGTCAATCTGGACGCGCTCACCTATGCAGGCAATCTGAACACGTTGGCACCGTTGGAGGGAAATCCCGGCCATGTCTTCGTCAAGGGCGATATCGGCGACGGTGCGCTCGTCACCCGCCTGCTGCAGGAGCATCAGCCGGACGCGGTGCTGAACTTCGCCGCCGAAAGCCATGTGGACCGCTCGATCGAAGGCCCTGGCGCGTTCATTCAGACCAACGTGGTCGGCACCTTGGCCTTGCTTGAGGCCGTGCGCGATTACTGGAAAGCACTGCCGGACGTGCGTCGTGATGCGTTCCGTTTCCTGCATGTGTCCACCGACGAGGTCTACGGCACGCTGGGAGAGACCGGCAAGTTCACCGAAACCACGCCGTACGCGCCAAATTCGCCGTATTCGGCATCCAAGGCGGCATCGGATCATCTGGTACGTGCGTTTCACCACACCTACGGGCTGCCGGTGCTGACTACCAACTGCTCGAACAACTACGGTCCGTACCACTTCCCTGAAAAACTCATCCCGCTGGTGATTGCCAAGGCGTTGGCAGGCGAGCCGCTGCCGGTGTACGGCGACGGCAAGCAAGTGCGCGACTGGCTGTTCGTCAGCGATCACTGCGAAGCGATCCGCACCGTGCTCGCGAAAGGCCGGATCGGCGAGACCTATAACGTGGGCGGCAACTCCGAGCGCCAGAATATCGAGGTCGTCCAGGCGATCTGCGCGCTGTTGGATCAGTATCGCCCGCGTGAAGACGGCAAGCCGCGCGCGAGCCAGATCACTTACGTCACTGACCGACCTGGACATGATCGCCGTTATGCAATCGATGCTTCCAAGTTGAAGAACGAATTGGGCTGGGAGCCGGCGTACACCTTCGAGCAGGGTATCGCGCAGACGGTGCAGTGGTATCTGGCCAACCAGGCTTGGGTGCAGGGCGTTCTGGATGGCAGCTATCGGCTGGAACGCATCGGCGCCGCGGCATAA
- a CDS encoding NAD-dependent epimerase/dehydratase family protein, producing MIIGNGLLARSFEVDRLAKHDATVFASGVSNSSETDPVAFEREARLLVKALDDAQGRFVYFSTCSVTDVDRAETHYVRHKLEMERLITQRGEYLILRLPQVVGRTDNPHTLSNYLARGIRNAAPLRIWVKAVRCLIDVEDVSRLTHHLIENRLETNAVLDLAPPENITLLELVSLLEATLGRKATIDFVDRGGGATPDSAPFVHYAKATGIDSSPGYIARLIRKYYGTSDAT from the coding sequence GTGATCATCGGTAACGGCCTGCTGGCCAGATCCTTCGAAGTAGATCGGCTCGCTAAGCACGATGCCACGGTATTCGCCTCTGGGGTGTCGAATTCGTCTGAAACCGATCCTGTGGCATTCGAAAGGGAAGCACGACTACTGGTGAAGGCCCTGGACGATGCTCAGGGCCGGTTCGTCTACTTCAGCACGTGCAGCGTGACAGACGTCGACCGCGCCGAAACCCACTACGTGCGCCACAAGCTGGAAATGGAACGGCTGATCACGCAACGGGGCGAGTATCTGATTCTGCGCCTGCCTCAGGTCGTGGGCCGCACCGACAACCCACACACCTTGTCCAACTACCTCGCCCGTGGTATCCGCAATGCGGCGCCTTTACGCATATGGGTCAAGGCAGTGCGCTGCCTGATCGACGTGGAAGATGTTTCCCGGTTGACCCATCACCTGATTGAGAACCGCCTCGAGACCAATGCCGTGCTCGATCTGGCTCCGCCAGAGAACATCACCTTGCTCGAGCTGGTCTCGCTGCTGGAAGCCACGTTGGGCAGGAAAGCAACGATCGATTTTGTGGACCGAGGGGGCGGTGCCACACCTGATTCGGCACCGTTTGTGCATTATGCAAAAGCCACCGGCATTGATTCCTCTCCCGGATACATCGCCAGGCTGATCCGCAAATACTACGGAACGAGTGATGCAACTTGA
- a CDS encoding GtrA family protein has product MIPQRHHALAARFLRFCIVGGTSTLAFSALTWLAVSKLGMKPTIATALCYVVLVPINFVAHRSFTFVSSGHLSSEGLRFILLHSFNLALSIIGMNVAVNSLHLHYAWGIAFSAVVVPVVVFLVMNFWVFKRNRRRGHI; this is encoded by the coding sequence GTGATACCGCAGCGCCATCACGCCCTGGCCGCACGCTTTCTTCGCTTTTGCATCGTTGGCGGCACCAGTACGCTCGCCTTCAGTGCGCTCACTTGGCTGGCTGTGTCAAAGCTCGGTATGAAGCCGACCATCGCGACGGCGCTTTGCTACGTAGTGTTGGTGCCAATCAATTTCGTCGCGCACCGCAGCTTTACGTTCGTGTCCTCTGGCCATCTGAGCTCTGAAGGCTTGCGCTTCATCTTGCTGCACAGCTTCAACCTCGCCCTCTCCATCATCGGAATGAACGTGGCTGTGAACAGCCTGCACCTGCATTACGCGTGGGGCATTGCGTTTTCGGCCGTCGTCGTGCCCGTCGTGGTATTTCTCGTGATGAACTTCTGGGTCTTCAAGCGCAACCGACGTCGCGGTCACATCTAA
- the rfbA gene encoding glucose-1-phosphate thymidylyltransferase RfbA, which yields MTQRKGIILAGGSGTRLYPITKGVSKQLLPVYDKPMIYYPLSVLMLAGIRDILIINTPHEQALFQSLLGDGAQWGVNIQYAVQPSPDGLAQAYLIGRDFVDGKPSCLVLGDNIFHGHGLTDTLRRADAREQGATVFGYWVNDPERYGVAEFDQQGKVIDIAEKPAQPRSNYAVTGLYFYDGKASDYAAALKPSLRGELEITDLNRCYLDAGDLHLEPLGRGYAWLDTGTHQSLHEASNFIETIQMRQGLQVCCPEEIAFGQGWIDAAQLERLAAPLSKNDYGKYLNALAKRGVVL from the coding sequence ATGACACAACGTAAAGGCATCATTTTGGCGGGCGGGTCTGGTACGCGCCTGTATCCGATCACCAAGGGCGTCAGCAAGCAGCTGCTGCCGGTGTACGACAAGCCGATGATTTATTACCCGCTGAGCGTGCTGATGCTTGCGGGCATTCGTGACATTTTGATCATCAACACGCCGCACGAGCAGGCGCTGTTCCAGTCGTTACTGGGCGACGGTGCGCAGTGGGGGGTCAATATCCAGTACGCCGTGCAACCGAGCCCGGACGGGTTGGCGCAGGCCTATCTGATCGGCCGCGATTTCGTCGACGGCAAGCCGAGCTGTCTGGTGTTAGGCGACAACATTTTCCATGGACACGGTTTGACCGATACCTTGCGTCGCGCCGATGCCCGCGAGCAAGGCGCAACGGTGTTCGGCTACTGGGTCAACGATCCTGAGCGCTATGGCGTTGCCGAATTCGATCAGCAAGGCAAGGTCATCGACATTGCCGAAAAGCCGGCGCAGCCGCGTTCCAATTATGCGGTTACCGGTCTGTATTTCTACGACGGAAAGGCCAGCGACTACGCCGCTGCCTTGAAACCGTCGCTACGCGGCGAGCTGGAAATCACCGATCTCAATCGTTGTTATCTCGATGCTGGCGACCTGCACCTTGAGCCCTTGGGGCGCGGATATGCGTGGCTGGATACCGGCACGCATCAGTCGTTGCACGAAGCGTCCAATTTCATCGAAACCATCCAGATGCGCCAGGGTCTGCAGGTGTGCTGCCCGGAGGAAATCGCATTCGGCCAGGGCTGGATCGATGCTGCGCAGTTGGAGCGGCTGGCAGCGCCACTGTCGAAAAATGACTATGGAAAATATCTAAATGCATTAGCCAAGCGCGGGGTCGTCCTTTGA
- a CDS encoding phosphoglucomutase translates to MTLPAFKAYDIRGRVPDELNEDLARRIGVALAAQLDQGPVILGHDVRLASPGLQEALSAGLRASGREVIDIGLCGTEEVYFQTDYLKAAGGVMVTASHNPMDYNGMKLVREQARPISSDTGLFAIRDTVAADTAAPGEPTASEQSRTDKTAYLEHLLSYVDRSTLKPLKLVVNAGNGGAGLIVDLLAPHLPFEFVRVFHEPDGNFPNGIPNPLLPENRDATAKAVKEHGADFGIAWDGDFDRCFFFDHTGRFIEGYYLVGLLAQAILAKQPGSKVVHDPRLTWNTVEMVEDAGGIPVLCKSGHAFIKEKMRSENAVYGGEMSAHHYFREFAYADSGMIPWLLIAELVSQSGRSLADLVEARMQKFPCSGEINFKVDDAKAAVARVMEHYASLSPELDYTDGISADFDQWRFNLRSSNTEPLLRLNVETRGDAALLETRTQEISDLLRG, encoded by the coding sequence ATGACGCTACCCGCCTTCAAGGCCTACGATATTCGCGGCCGCGTGCCGGATGAACTCAACGAGGACTTGGCTCGCCGCATCGGCGTGGCGCTGGCGGCACAGCTGGATCAAGGGCCCGTGATTTTGGGCCATGACGTGCGCCTGGCCAGCCCCGGGCTGCAGGAAGCGCTCTCGGCCGGCCTGCGCGCCAGCGGCCGCGAGGTGATCGACATCGGCCTGTGCGGCACCGAGGAGGTCTATTTCCAGACCGATTACCTCAAGGCAGCTGGCGGCGTGATGGTCACCGCCAGCCACAACCCGATGGATTATAACGGCATGAAGCTGGTGCGCGAGCAGGCGCGACCGATCAGTTCCGACACCGGCCTTTTTGCGATCCGTGACACGGTTGCGGCCGATACGGCGGCGCCAGGCGAACCCACCGCCAGCGAGCAGAGCCGCACCGACAAGACCGCCTACCTGGAGCATCTGCTCAGCTACGTGGACCGCAGCACGCTCAAGCCGCTCAAGTTGGTGGTCAACGCCGGCAACGGTGGCGCCGGCTTGATCGTCGATCTGCTCGCGCCGCATCTGCCGTTCGAATTCGTGCGCGTCTTCCATGAGCCCGATGGCAACTTTCCCAACGGCATTCCCAACCCACTGCTTCCGGAAAACCGCGATGCCACCGCCAAGGCGGTCAAGGAACACGGCGCCGACTTTGGCATCGCGTGGGATGGCGACTTCGACCGTTGCTTCTTTTTCGACCACACCGGCCGCTTTATCGAAGGCTATTACTTGGTCGGTCTGCTGGCACAGGCCATTCTTGCCAAGCAACCGGGCAGCAAGGTCGTGCACGACCCGCGCCTGACCTGGAATACGGTCGAGATGGTCGAGGATGCCGGCGGCATTCCGGTGCTGTGCAAGAGCGGCCATGCCTTCATCAAGGAAAAGATGCGCAGCGAAAACGCCGTGTATGGCGGCGAGATGAGCGCGCACCACTACTTCCGCGAGTTCGCTTACGCCGACTCCGGCATGATTCCATGGTTATTGATTGCCGAGCTGGTGTCGCAGTCCGGTCGTTCGCTGGCGGATCTGGTCGAAGCACGCATGCAGAAGTTTCCTTGCAGCGGCGAGATCAATTTCAAGGTGGACGATGCCAAGGCAGCGGTCGCCCGTGTGATGGAACACTACGCCTCGCTGTCGCCGGAACTGGATTACACCGATGGCATCAGCGCGGATTTCGACCAATGGCGTTTCAACCTGCGCAGCTCCAACACCGAGCCGCTGCTGCGTCTGAACGTAGAAACGCGCGGCGATGCCGCCCTGTTGGAAACACGCACGCAGGAAATTTCTGATCTGCTGCGCGGTTGA